One stretch of Astatotilapia calliptera chromosome 3, fAstCal1.2, whole genome shotgun sequence DNA includes these proteins:
- the LOC113010844 gene encoding CD226 antigen-like → MASLTLPSLCWAQLFLFVVVFAEAQNTITAEPGQDVVLPCRIPAGKIIQGMKWNRADLEEYVLFFRDERLDPDGQHPFFKNRVDLQDRKMNNGDASLVLKNVTTADDGSYSCNIFNKETKSWESINTVSLTVSGQTGGSVGLIIGLSVSAGVFVAAVVGFLIYRKHERKERGVN, encoded by the exons ATGGCTTCACTAACACTCCCGTCTCTCTGCTGGGCTCAGCTGTTCCTCTTTGTCGTGGTTTTCGCTGAAG cccAGAACACCATCACAGCTGAGCCTGGACAGGATGTAGTTCTACCATGTCGAATTCCGGCAGGCAAAATCATCCAAGGTATGAAGTGGAACAGAGCTGACCTGGAAGAATATGTGCTTTTTTTCCGGGATGAGCGGCTGGATCCAGATGGCCAACATCCATtttttaagaaccgggtggatctgcaggacaggaAGATGAATAATGGAGACGCGTCTCTGGTTCTGAAGAATGTGACGACTGCTGATGATGGATCATACAGTTGTAATATTTTCAACAAAGAGACAAAATCATGGGAGAGCATCAACACCGTCAGCCTGACTGTttcag gtcagacaggaggaTCTGTTGGACTGATCATCGGTCTGAGTGTTTCTGCTGgggtttttgttgctgctgttgttggttttttgatCTACAGGAAACATGAACGAAAGGAGCGGGGTGTTAACTAG